In Acidimicrobiales bacterium, one genomic interval encodes:
- a CDS encoding M20 family metallopeptidase codes for DRVDELADVLVATSHAIHAEPELNFEEHVAHGLLTDVLAEQGLPVVRGAYGLDTAFEADAGTEGPRLAVLCEYDALPGIGHACGHNVIATAGLGAGLAAAAVADDMGGRVRILGTPAEEGGGGKVIMADRGAFEDVEAAMMVHPADADLENITSLAIQQAQVVYEGRAAHAAAAPEQGLNALDAMVLGYVNVAALRQHIAPTERIHGIFNESGDKANIVPRRTTATWYVRSPNRAGVRALKERLTACLESGAAAAGCTVQVDWNPVTYDEVVDNRVLLDRYVANAALFGRDVQPTITHQVVGSTDMGNVSYLVPGIHPMIKVAPHGTAIHTEDFARYAALEEADRAVVEGAKAMALTMVDCWADPAVLDAARTEFIAIET; via the coding sequence CGACCGTGTCGACGAGTTGGCCGATGTGCTTGTAGCGACCTCGCACGCTATTCATGCCGAACCGGAACTGAATTTCGAGGAACATGTCGCTCATGGCTTACTGACCGACGTCTTGGCCGAGCAGGGCCTGCCGGTGGTGCGTGGCGCCTACGGCCTCGATACCGCCTTTGAGGCTGATGCCGGGACCGAGGGACCCCGGTTGGCGGTGCTGTGTGAATACGACGCATTGCCCGGTATCGGGCACGCCTGCGGGCACAACGTGATCGCCACGGCTGGCCTGGGTGCCGGCCTCGCAGCGGCAGCGGTGGCGGACGACATGGGAGGCCGGGTCCGGATCCTCGGCACGCCGGCCGAGGAGGGTGGCGGTGGCAAGGTCATCATGGCGGACCGCGGTGCCTTTGAGGACGTGGAGGCGGCGATGATGGTTCACCCCGCCGACGCCGACCTGGAGAACATCACCAGCTTGGCAATTCAGCAGGCACAGGTCGTCTACGAGGGTCGGGCAGCCCACGCTGCGGCGGCTCCCGAACAGGGGCTGAACGCCTTGGACGCGATGGTCCTGGGCTATGTGAACGTGGCTGCCTTGCGGCAACACATTGCCCCTACCGAACGGATCCACGGGATCTTCAACGAGTCCGGCGACAAGGCGAACATCGTCCCTCGGCGGACCACTGCCACCTGGTACGTCCGATCGCCGAATCGAGCGGGTGTAAGGGCTCTCAAGGAACGTTTGACGGCTTGCCTGGAGTCGGGTGCGGCGGCGGCTGGGTGCACGGTCCAAGTCGACTGGAACCCTGTGACCTACGACGAGGTGGTCGACAACCGAGTTCTTTTGGATCGCTACGTGGCCAACGCCGCCCTGTTCGGTCGAGACGTCCAGCCCACGATCACCCATCAGGTGGTGGGGAGTACCGACATGGGCAACGTGAGTTATCTGGTGCCGGGCATCCATCCCATGATCAAGGTGGCGCCCCACGGCACGGCCATCCACACTGAGGACTTCGCCCGTTACGCGGCTCTCGAGGAGGCGGATCGGGCTGTCGTCGAGGGTGCCAAGGCAATGGCGTTGACCATGGTGGATTGCTGGGCCGACCCGGC